CGCACCGGCGTCGACCGAAGGGATGTACTCCTTCGGGATACGACCACCGGTCACCTTGTTCACGAACTCGTACGAGGCGTCGCCGCCCTCGATCGGCTCGATCGCGATCTGCACCTTGGCGAACTGGCCGGTACCGCCGGTCTGCTTCTTGTGCGTGTAGTCGACCCGGTCGACCGCCTTGCGGATGGTCTCGCGGTAGGCGACCTGCGGCTTGCCGACGTTGGCCTCGACCTTGAACTCACGGCGCATACGGTCGACCAGCACCTCGAGGTGCAGTTCGCCCATGCCGCCGATGATGGTCTGGCCGGTCTCCTCGTCCGAGTGGACCTGGAACGACGGGTCCTCCTCGGCCAGGCGCTGGATCGCGATGCCCAGCTTCTCCTGGTCGCCCTTCGACTTGGGCTCGATGGCGACCTGGATGACCGGAGCCGGGAAGTCCATGGACTCCAGGATCACCGGGTTCTTGTCGTCGCACAGCGTCTCGCCGGTCGTGGTCTGCTTCAGACCCATGACGGCGACGATGTCGCCGGCGCCGACCGCCTCGATCTCCTCACGCTTGTTCGCGTGCATGCGGTAGATCTTGCCGATGCGCTCCTTCTTGCCCTTGACGGAGTTCAGCACGGCAGTGCCGGACACCAGGCGGCCCGAGTAGACCCGGACGAAGGTGAGCTTGCCCAGGTGCGGGTCGCTCATGATCTTGAACGCGAGGGCGGACAGCGGCTCGTCCTCGGACGGCTTGCGCTTGACGACCTGCTCCGGGTCCTTGACGTCGTGGCCTTCGATGGCCTCGACGTCCAGGGGGGAGGGCAGGTAGCGCACGACCGCGTCGAGCAGGGGCTGGACGCCCTTGTTCTTGAACGCGGTGCCACAGAACACCGGGGTGACGGTGACGCCGTCGGACTTGCCGGACGCGATGGTGATACGACGGATCGCGGCGTACAGCTGCTCCACGGAAGGCTCCTGGCCCTCCAGGTACAGCTCCATGATCTCGTCGTCGTTCTCGGCGACGGTCTCGACGAGCTTGCCGCGGTACTCCTCGGCAGCCTCGGTGTGGGTGGACGGGATGTCGACGACGTCGTACATCTCGCCCTTCTCCGCCTCGGCGGACCACACGAAGGCCTTCATCGTGACCAGGTCGACGACGCCCTTGAAGTCGGCCTCGGCACCGATCGGCAGCTGCATCACGATCGGGGTCGCACCCAGGCGGCCGCTGATCATGTCGACGCAACGGTGGAACTCGGCACCGGTCCGGTCGAGCTTGTTGACGAAGCAGATACGCGGGACGCCGTAACGGTCCGCCTGACGCCACACGGTCTCGGACTGGGGCTCGACGCCGGCAACGCCGTCGAACACCGTCACAGCGCCGTCGAGCACACGCAGGGAACGCTCCACCTCGACGGTGAAGTCGACGTGACCCGGGGTGTCGATGATGTTGATGGTGTGGTCGACGTCGGCAAGCGGCCAGTGACAGGTGGTGGCAGCAGAGGTGATCGTGATGCCACGCTCCTGCTCCTGCTCCATCCAGTCCATGGTCGCGGCGCCGTCGTGGACCTCACCGATCTTGTAGGAGACGCCGGTGTAGAACAGGATCCGCTCGGTGGTGGTCGTCTTGCCCGCGTCGATGTGGGCCATGATCCCGATGTTGCGGACCTTGGCCAGGTCAAGTGAAGTGGTAGCCATAAGGCTTTCGTCTTCTCTCGGTCTCGATGTGGGTAGCGACTACCAGCGGTAGTGCGCGAAGGCCTTGTTGGACTCGGCCATCTTGTGGGTGTCCTCGCGCTTCTTCACAGCGGCGCCGAGGCCGTTGGACGCGTCGAGAAGCTCGTTGAGCAGGCGCTCGGTCATGGTCTTCTCGCGACGGGCGCGGGAGTAGCCGACGAGCCAGCGCAGAGCAAGGGTGCTCGCGCGGCCGGGCTTGACCTCGATCGGGACCTGGTAGGTCGCGCCACCGACACGGCGGGACTTGACCTCGATGGTCGGCTTGATGTTCTCGAGAGCGCGCTTCAGCGTGATGACCGGGTCGTTGCCGGTCTTCTCGCGCAGGCCCTCCATGGCGCCGTAGACGATGCGCTCGGCGGTGGAGCGCTTGCCGTTCAGCAGCACCTTGTTGATGAGCGACGTGACAAGAGGAGAACCGTAGACCGGGTCGATGATGACCGGGCGCTTCGGGGCAGGGCCCTTACGAGGCATTGTTTACTTCTCCTTCTTGGCGCCGTAGCGGCTGCGGGCCTGCTTGCGGTTCTTGACACCCTGGGTGTCGAGGGAGCCGCGGATGATCTTGTAGCGAACACCCGGCAGGTCCTTCACACGGCCGCCGCGCACGAGCACGATGGAGTGCTCCTGCAGGTTGTGTCCCTCACCCGGAATGTAAGCAGTGACCTCGATACCGCTGGTCAGACGCACACGCGCGACCTTACGCAGGGCCGAGTTCGGCTTCTTCGGGGTGGTCGTGAACACACGCGTGCAGACGCCGCGACGCTGGGGCGAACCCTCGAGTGCGGGCGTCTTGTTCTTCTCGACCTTGTCCTGCCGGCCCTTACGGACCAGCTGCTGGATCGTAGGCACTACTTCTCCGGTTTCTGTGTGCCGAATGGTGAAGCTAACCTGGAACTTCGCCGACCCACGCGGTCGGGTGTGTCGGACCCGCGGACTTCCGCCGCGAGGCTGGAAGGGGCGCGGATCGCGGTGGCCATTGCTACGGCCCCGGTGCGGTTGCAGACACGCACATGGGCCAGGGCACACCCCAGGCACAAGGTCTGAGCGTACCTAGCGCACCGACTCCGGTCAAAACAAAGGCCCAGTCACCGACACGCCGGAGGTTTACGAGCCCTGTCTCAGCCCCTGTGCCACGCGGGCCGCGGCGTCCTCGGAACCCGTCGGCGGCCCCGCGGGAGACGGCACCGACGCTCCGGCCCCGGTTCCGTTCCCGTTCCCGTTCCCGTTCCCGTTCCCGGTTCCGGTTCCGGTTCCGGTTCCGGTTCCGTCGCCGGCCCCGGTTCCGGCCCCCACCGCCGTGTCCTGGCCACCGGCCGCCGTGTCCTGGCCACCGGCCGCCGTGTCGTGGCCGATGAAGTACGTCGGACGGTTCTGCACGGCCGTGTAGATACGGCCCACGTACTCGCCGAGCAGCCCGACGCAGACCAGCTGTACGGCGCCGATGAACAGCACGCCGATGAAGAGGGACGTCCAGCCGGGCACCGTGTGCTGGAAGGCGTGGGCGCTCAGCGTGTAGACCATCAGGCCGAGACAGACCAGGAAGGCGAAGCCGCCCAGCCACGTGGCGATGCGCAGCGGCGCGGCCGAGAAGCCGGTGACGCTGTCGACGGCGAGCCGGATCATCCGGCCGAGGGGGTACTTGCTCTGCCCGGCCGGCCGCGGGGCCCGCTCGTAGGTCACCTGGCCGCTGGGAAAGCCCAGCCAGGGCACGAGGAGACGGTAGACGCGCTGCTGGTCGGGCAGGGCCTTCAGGGCGTCCACGGCGGCCCGGCTGAGCAGCCGGAAGTCACCGGCCTGGGCCGGCACCGACGGGCCCGCCAGGCGGCGGACGAGGCGGTAGTACAGACCCGCCGTCCACCGCTTGAAGCCGGTGTCGCTGGCCCGGTCGGCGCGGATGCCGTAGACGATGTCCAGGCTCTCGGCGCGGGCCAGCTCGAGCATGTCGGGGATCTTCTCGGGCGGGTCCTGGAGGTCGGCGTCGATGCTGACGACGTACGCGCCGACCGCCCGGTCCAGCCCGGCGGTCAGGGCGGCCTGATGGCCGGAGTTGCGGCGCAGGCCGATGACGCGCAGCTGCGGCCAGCCGAGCCGGAACGCGGCCAGCAGCTCCGCCGTGCGGTCCGTGCTGCCGTCGTCCACCGCCACGACCTCGTGCTCGACGCCGAGCCCGGCGAGGACCGGGCGCAGCCGGCTGACGAGCGCGGGCAGCACCTCCTCCTCGTTGTACATGGGTATGACGACCGACAAGACGGTCGGCGCTGCCGTGGTCCTCGACGCTTCGGCCACCCGTCCTCCCCCAACCTGTGGTGCGCATGTGCGACTCTGTTGCGATCTTATGACCACACTCTTGTGAGCAGACTTCACGATCATCCGGACAGCAGCGCCGCCGCCCTGGACGTCCGGCGGTCGGCCGAGGGGGGACCCCAGCCATGAGCACGGCTTCCAGCGACACGGCGACGGACCCCGCCGTGCCCGACGGGCCGGAGAAGCGGTCAGGAACCCTGCGCCGCCTCACCCTGCCGGACGGTGTACGACCGTACCGCGCCCCGCTGCTCCTCTTCGGTGTGACGAAGCTCGTGGGTCTGTCGGTGTTCGCCTGGCTCCTGGAGTGGGCCGACGAGTACCAGAAGAAGAACCCGCGCTTCGGCGGCGGCGCCCACTGGTGGGACGTGCTCGCCACCTGGGACGGCTGGTGGTACCTCCAGGTCGCCGAGAAGGGCTACGACCCCGGCCCGCTGGAGCGGCTCGCCCCGGGCGGGCTGTTCACCGTCAAGCAGAACTCGGTCGCCTTCTTCCCGCTCTACCCGGGCCTGATCCGCGGCGTCTCCGAGGTCACCGGCCTCGGACTGTACGGCTCCGGGATCATGGTGTCGGTGGTGGCGTCCTTCGTGGCGGCCGCCGGCGTCTACGCGGTGATATCCACGCTCGCCGGTGCGCGGGCCGGCACGATCGCGGCCGGCCTGTGGGCGCTGGCGCCCGGCGCGGGCGTCGAGTGGGCGGTCTACTCGGAGTCGGTCTTCGTCGCCATCGCGACCTGGTGCTGCTACTGCGTGATGAAGCGCCGCTGGGTGGCGGCCGGACTGCTCGCCTTCCTGGCCGGGCTCAACCGGCCCACCTCCGCCGCCCTCATCGGCGCCGTCGGCCTGGCCGCGATCGTCACCCTCGCCCGGCGCGACAGCAGGCGCGAGCACGGGGTGGCAGGCCCCCTCTACGCCATGTTCGCCGCCCCGCTCGGCCTGCTCACCTACGTCGCCTGGGTCGGCCTCGGCTCGGGCGACCTCACCGCGTACTTCACGCTCCAGCGCGAGGGCTGGGCGCACTACTTCGACTTCGGCAAGTACACCTGGGACGTGCTCGCCAACACCGCGGTCGGCCGCCACGACTACCTGTTCGCGTTCTCCGTCCCGGACCTCCTCGCCGTCCAGGTGGTGCTGGCACTGCCGTTCCTCATCGCGCTGATGCTGCGCAAGAAGCCGCCGCTGGTGCTGGTCGCGTACACGCTGGCGAGCGTGATCACCGTGCTGGGCACCCAGCAGATGTTCGGCAACACGGGCCGCTACCTGCTCCCGGCCTTTCCCCTGCTGCTCGCGCCGGCCGCGGCGATGAGCCGGCTGAAGTGGCCGAGCCTGGCGGTGTTCTTCACGACGGCGGCCGTCGCCTCCGGGTGGTACGCGCACTACGTGATCTTCGAACTGGGAATCCCGTAGCCGGCCCGGAGCGCGAAGGCGGCGCCTGACGCCTCCCGCGTCCCGCGACCACCGCCCGGGAGCCTCGTCGCCCCCTCGCCGCACCTCACCCGCCTCGACTCACCCCGCCTCGCTTGCGCGCGCCTCCCCTGGCCTCTCCGCGGCGCTCTTCGGCCCCCGGAAGCCCCGGCGGCTCCCTTCGGCGCACGGGGAGGCGGCAAGGGTGTCCCGGCCCTCTGGCCCCCGTCAGAGCGCCTGTCAGGGTGCTCGGCGGAACGCCTGGCAGAGCGCCTGGCAGCGGTCCCCCGGTCACGCCGAAGGGCGGCCACCCCGCAACGGGGGTGACCGCCCTTCGGTACCTCAGACGTACGCCTTACTGGTTGTACGGACCGTAGTCGTAGTCCTCCAGCGGAACGGCCTGGCCGGAGCCCGTGCCGAACGGCGAGTAGTCGATGTCGTCGTAGCCGACGGCCGAGTACATCGCGGCCTTGGCCTCCTCGGTCGGCTCGACCCGGATGTTGCGGTAGCGGGACAGACCCGTACCGGCCGGGATGAGCTTACCGATGATGACGTTCTCCTTGAGGCCGATCAGGGAGTCGGACTTGGCGTTGATCGCCGCGTCCGTGAGCACCCTGGTCGTCTCCTGGAAGGACGCCGCCGACAGCCAGGACTCCGTGGCCAGCGAGGCCTTGGTGATACCCATGAGCTGCGGACGACCGGAGGCCGGGTGACCGCCCTCCTGCACCACACGACGGTTCTCGACCTCGAACTTCGAGCGCTCGACGAGCTCGCCGGGCAGCAGCTCGGCGTCGCCGGACTCGATGATCGTCACCCGGCGCAGCATCTGCCGGATGATGATCTCGATGTGCTTGTCGTGGATCGACACACCCTGCGAGTTGTAGACCTTCTGGACCTCGCCGACCAGGTGGACCTGGACGGCACGCTGACCCAGGATGCGCAGCACGTCGTGCGGGTTGGTGGCGCCCACGGTGAGCTTCTGGCCCACCTCGACGTGCTCGCCCTCGCTGACCAGAAGACGGGCGCGCTTCGAGATCGGGAACGCCGTCTCGTC
The window above is part of the Streptomyces sp. NBC_00425 genome. Proteins encoded here:
- the fusA gene encoding elongation factor G, coding for MATTSLDLAKVRNIGIMAHIDAGKTTTTERILFYTGVSYKIGEVHDGAATMDWMEQEQERGITITSAATTCHWPLADVDHTINIIDTPGHVDFTVEVERSLRVLDGAVTVFDGVAGVEPQSETVWRQADRYGVPRICFVNKLDRTGAEFHRCVDMISGRLGATPIVMQLPIGAEADFKGVVDLVTMKAFVWSAEAEKGEMYDVVDIPSTHTEAAEEYRGKLVETVAENDDEIMELYLEGQEPSVEQLYAAIRRITIASGKSDGVTVTPVFCGTAFKNKGVQPLLDAVVRYLPSPLDVEAIEGHDVKDPEQVVKRKPSEDEPLSALAFKIMSDPHLGKLTFVRVYSGRLVSGTAVLNSVKGKKERIGKIYRMHANKREEIEAVGAGDIVAVMGLKQTTTGETLCDDKNPVILESMDFPAPVIQVAIEPKSKGDQEKLGIAIQRLAEEDPSFQVHSDEETGQTIIGGMGELHLEVLVDRMRREFKVEANVGKPQVAYRETIRKAVDRVDYTHKKQTGGTGQFAKVQIAIEPIEGGDASYEFVNKVTGGRIPKEYIPSVDAGAQEAMQFGILAGYEMTGVRVTLLDGGYHEVDSSELAFKIAGSQAFKEAARKASPVLLEPMMAVEVTTPEDYMGEVIGDINSRRGQIQAMEERAGARVVKGLVPLSEMFGYVGDLRSKTSGRASYSMQFDSYAEVPRNVAEEIIAKAKGE
- the rpsL gene encoding 30S ribosomal protein S12 codes for the protein MPTIQQLVRKGRQDKVEKNKTPALEGSPQRRGVCTRVFTTTPKKPNSALRKVARVRLTSGIEVTAYIPGEGHNLQEHSIVLVRGGRVKDLPGVRYKIIRGSLDTQGVKNRKQARSRYGAKKEK
- a CDS encoding glycosyltransferase family 2 protein, with translation MAEASRTTAAPTVLSVVIPMYNEEEVLPALVSRLRPVLAGLGVEHEVVAVDDGSTDRTAELLAAFRLGWPQLRVIGLRRNSGHQAALTAGLDRAVGAYVVSIDADLQDPPEKIPDMLELARAESLDIVYGIRADRASDTGFKRWTAGLYYRLVRRLAGPSVPAQAGDFRLLSRAAVDALKALPDQQRVYRLLVPWLGFPSGQVTYERAPRPAGQSKYPLGRMIRLAVDSVTGFSAAPLRIATWLGGFAFLVCLGLMVYTLSAHAFQHTVPGWTSLFIGVLFIGAVQLVCVGLLGEYVGRIYTAVQNRPTYFIGHDTAAGGQDTAAGGQDTAVGAGTGAGDGTGTGTGTGTGNGNGNGNGNGTGAGASVPSPAGPPTGSEDAAARVAQGLRQGS
- the rpsG gene encoding 30S ribosomal protein S7, whose product is MPRKGPAPKRPVIIDPVYGSPLVTSLINKVLLNGKRSTAERIVYGAMEGLREKTGNDPVITLKRALENIKPTIEVKSRRVGGATYQVPIEVKPGRASTLALRWLVGYSRARREKTMTERLLNELLDASNGLGAAVKKREDTHKMAESNKAFAHYRW